Proteins encoded by one window of Rhodamnia argentea isolate NSW1041297 chromosome 6, ASM2092103v1, whole genome shotgun sequence:
- the LOC115753205 gene encoding kinesin-like protein KIN-14T isoform X1, protein MTVSERPCNEHEGGVCLISSQSEDTLFTPSAIGMTYDEHSNRGKERLTFHKPLKMTLMERKNSTQKLAETIHSLLGLKSHLTSTWIRSVCGIMRTLPSPRSSDRIGLKISDTEKENNTSDTDLSIVIPKIGDELAELHDCIKRLNVRRRQVLNEYLDMKGNIRVFCRVRPMNVTEKIGCARPVVATDSSTVFLKVASGKNKSYSFDKVFHPSSSQGEVFSEVEPLIKSALDGYNACIFAYGQTGTGKTFTMEGTPDFPGIVPRSVEALFKHALESNCTHLFTFSMLEIYLGNLKDLLVPQPKQPTDLRPPCLSVQMDARGGIEVENLVAIPVSDYNQALRLYKLGSRFRSTASTNSNLTSSRSHCMIRLKITCYNAPERQRESNKVWLVDLGGSERVLKTKAWGKRLEEGKAINLSLSALGDVINALQRKKPHIPFRNSKLTQVLKDSLGEDSKTLMLVHVSPKEEDLCETICTLGFAARARSIHLGTEDSIESARKEAAMQSLQETMVKIEDERQRVSRKIKELTRKLENLTGTSPSYNHSTAEEPEFDFGTTKQKAKDVRAAPLSKLPRFMRPTICSQRKSGTEHQISEGKHLGQTKRRRAPSQRAGSVNFPMKSHSDFKSDCSISRASCLVDLDTMCNADTETEYSHDMTECDVKVVVLSEERSFLMTTDGKAQLDHEMVLPSIDSKFYSTEILEVADGLNSQNVISAAGGYKSKRVPAVPLPPKFRHNGQSNAGVSCLERSDAENSPSKGHIDIREYEEESQKSYSASSTSEAEIDELITYSTGFTDAHSETRCRTPSLTNESMICTKHSIDALMILDDDSIDYQRPHDAVCGRLNQNSSDGRVDQLPPMDGVKSETHSLEASPHQEHREYCFSLVGSLIDQEKELGVSTSNCNLEPDNYNASFGWTRGDTKRAGLFEKSAAGRQHDMLRLKHQRTLFKDNAGHNNVDNGLKLIAAEGYTQNTGMVVCPDICFTSHACNPFSLTFDRHVSSPPREVLESIFYRSSRTRTPKPWI, encoded by the exons ATGACCGTGTCTGAGAGACCTTGCAATGAGCATGAGGGAGGTGTTTGCTTAATCTCCAGCCAAAGTGAAGACACCCTTTTCACT CCTTCAGCTATTGGTATGACTTATGATGAGCATTCGAACAGGGGGAAGGAAAGATTAACCTTCCACAAGCCACTGAAGATGACATTGATGGAGAGGAAGAACTCTACCCAGAAGCTTGCCGAGACGATTCATTCCCTACTTGGGTTGAAGTCGCATTTGACTTCTACTTGGATCAGATCAGTATGTGGCATCATGAGAACCCTACCATCCCCTCGTTCGTCTGACAGGATCGGACTGAAAATATCTGACACAGAGAAGGAGAATAACACCAGTGACACGGACTTGAGCATTGTCATTCCGAAAATCGGAG ATGAACTTGCTGAGCTGCATGATTGTATCAAACGGTTGAACGTTCGAAGAAGGCAGGTTCTCAATGAGTACCTGGACATGAAAG GAAATATTCGTGTATTTTGCCGTGTCAGACCGATGAATGTGACTGAGAAAATTGGGTGCGCTAGGCCAGTTGTGGCCACAGATTCGAGCACTGTTTTCCTAAAAGTTGCAAGCGGCAAGAACAAAAGCTATAGTTTTGATAAGGTTTTCCACCCGAGTTCATCACAAG GTGAAGTTTTTAGCGAAGTTGAGCCTTTGATCAAATCTGCATTGGATGGGTATAATGCCTGCATCTTTGCATATGGTCAGACGGGCACAGGGAAAACTTTCACAATG GAAGGTACTCCAGATTTTCCGGGAATAGTGCCTCGTAGTGTTGAAGCACTGTTTAAGCATGCTTTGGAGAGTAATTGTACACACCTCTTCACTTTCAGCATGCTTGAGATTTATTTGGGTAATCTCAAAGATTTGCTTGTCCCTCAGCCTAAACAACCAACAGATCTGAGGCCGCCATG CCTTTCAGTCCAAATGGATGCTAGGGGTGGAATTGAGGTTGAAAACCTTGTGGCAATACCAGTGAGCGACTATAACCAAGCCCTAAGGTTGTATAAACTGGGTAGCCGATTCAGGTCAACTGCTTCTACAAATTCTAACTTAACTTCAAGCAGATCACACTG TATGATTCGCCTAAAAATCACATGCTACAATGCACCTGAGAGACAACGAGAATCAAATAAAGTTTGGTTGGTCGATCTTGGAGGTAGTGAGCGTGTTCTGAAAACAAAGGCATGGGGCAAGAGACTTGAAGAGGGAAAAGCAATTAACTTGTCGCTTTCTGCTCTTGGAGATGTCATCAATGCCCTCCAGAGGAAAAAGCCTCACATACCTTTCAG GAATAGCAAGCTGACACAAGTTCTAAAAGATTCACTAG GGGAGGATTCCAAAACGCTGATGCTGGTGCATGTGAGCCCAAAAGAGGAAGATCTCTGTGAGACAATATGTACATTAGGTTTTGCAGCAAGAGCGAGAAGCATCCACCTGGGAACTGAAGACTCTATA GAAAGTGCACGTAAGGAAGCTGCAATGCAAAGCCTGCAGGAAACTATGGTAAAGATTGAAGATGAGCGTCAAAGAGTAAGCAGAAAGATTAAAGAGTTAACGAGAAAGTTAGAAAATCTAACAGGGACATCACCTTCCTATAACCACTCAACTGCTGAAGAGCCTGAGTTCGATTTTGGCACCACCAAGCAAAAAGCCAAAGATGTGAGAGCAGCACCTCTATCTAAACTACCACGATTTATGAGGCCAACTATATGCAGCCAAAGAAAATCAGGGACTGAGCACCAAATTTCCGAGGGGAAGCACCTTggccaaacaaaaagaagaagggctCCATCTCAACGTGCAGGGTCTGTGAATTTCCCCATGAAGAGTCACTCAGATTTCAAGTCTGATTGCAGTATTTCCAGAGCCAGTTGCCTGGTCGACTTGGATACCATGTGCAATGCAGATACTGAGACAGAATACAGTCATGACATGACTGAATGCGATGTCAAAGTAGTCGTACTCTCAGAGGAGAGAAGCTTCCTGATGACGACTGATGGAAAGGCACAGTTAGACCATGAAATGGTTCTTCCTAGCATTGACAGCAAATTCTATTCCACAGAAATTCTAGAGGTCGCTGATGGGCTGAATTCGCAGAATGTGATAAGTGCTGCTGGTGGTTATAAGAGTAAACGGGTTCCAGCTGTTCCTCTTCCCCCGAAGTTCAGGCACAATGGACAGAGTAATGCGGGTGTATCGTGCCTTGAAAGATCAGATGCAGAGAATTCTCCATCGAAAGGCCACATAGACATTCGGGAATATGAGGAAGAAAGTCAGAAAAGCTACTCTGCAAGCTCAACATCTGAAGCGGAAATTGATGAACTCATTACCTATTCAACTGGTTTTACGGATGCACACTCTGAAACTCGTTGCAGAACTCCATCCTTAACAAATGAATCTATGATATGTACAAAACATAGCATTGATGCCTTGATGATACTGGACGATGACAGTATCGATTATCAACGTCCACATGATGCTGTGTGTGGTAGACTAAACCAGAACAGTAGTGATGGAAGAGTTGATCAATTGCCCCCCATGGATGGTGTAAAGAGTGAAACCCACAGTTTGGAGGCTTCCCCACATCAAGAACATAGAGAATATTGTTTTTCTCTGGTTGGATCTCTTATTGATCAAGAAAAAGAACTTGGGGTCAGTACATCAAACTGTAACTTGGAACCTGACAACTATAATGCGTCATTTGGATGGACTAGAGGAGATACCAAAAGGGCTGGCTTGTTTGAAAAATCAGCAGCAGGAAGACAACATGACATGCTCAGATTGAAACACCAACGCACTCTATTCAAAGACAATGCCGGTCATAATAATGTGGACAATGGCTTGAAATTGATTGCAGCAGAGGGATATACACAAAATACAGGTATGGTAGTTTGCCCAGATATTTGTTTCACGTCTCATGCTTGTAATCCCTTCTCTCTAACTTTTGACAGGCATGTTTCATCTCCTCCAAGAGAAGTTTTGGAATCTATATTTTACCGCTCTTCTAGGACTCGGACTCCAAAACCTTGGATTTGA
- the LOC115753205 gene encoding kinesin-like protein KIN-14T isoform X2, which translates to MTVSERPCNEHEGGVCLISSQSEDTLFTPSAIGMTYDEHSNRGKERLTFHKPLKMTLMERKNSTQKLAETIHSLLGLKSHLTSTWIRSVCGIMRTLPSPRSSDRIGLKISDTEKENNTSDTDLSIVIPKIGDELAELHDCIKRLNVRRRQVLNEYLDMKGNIRVFCRVRPMNVTEKIGCARPVVATDSSTVFLKVASGKNKSYSFDKVFHPSSSQGEVFSEVEPLIKSALDGYNACIFAYGQTGTGKTFTMEGTPDFPGIVPRSVEALFKHALESNCTHLFTFSMLEIYLGNLKDLLVPQPKQPTDLRPPCLSVQMDARGGIEVENLVAIPVSDYNQALRLYKLGSRFRSTASTNSNLTSSRSHCMIRLKITCYNAPERQRESNKVWLVDLGGSERVLKTKAWGKRLEEGKAINLSLSALGDVINALQRKKPHIPFRNSKLTQVLKDSLGEDSKTLMLVHVSPKEEDLCETICTLGFAARARSIHLGTEDSIESARKEAAMQSLQETMVKIEDERQRVSRKIKELTRKLENLTGTSPSYNHSTAEEPEFDFGTTKQKAKDVRAAPLSKLPRFMRPTICSQRKSGTEHQISEGKHLGQTKRRRAPSQRAGSVNFPMKSHSDFKSDCSISRASCLVDLDTMCNADTETEYSHDMTECDVKVVVLSEERSFLMTTDGKAQLDHEMVLPSIDSKFYSTEILEVADGLNSQNVISAAGGYKSKRVPAVPLPPKFRHNGQSNAGVSCLERSDAENSPSKGHIDIREYEEESQKSYSASSTSEAEIDELITYSTGFTDAHSETRCRTPSLTNESMICTKHSIDALMILDDDSIDYQRPHDAVCGRLNQNSSDGRVDQLPPMDGVKSETHSLEASPHQEHREYCFSLVGSLIDQEKELGVSTSNCNLEPDNYNASFGWTRGDTKRAGLFEKSAAGRQHDMLRLKHQRTLFKDNAGHNNVDNGLKLIAAEGYTQNTGMVVCPDICFTSHACNPFSLTFDRHVSSPPREVLESIFYRSSRTRTPKPWI; encoded by the exons ATGACCGTGTCTGAGAGACCTTGCAATGAGCATGAGGGAGGTGTTTGCTTAATCTCCAGCCAAAGTGAAGACACCCTTTTCACT CCTTCAGCTATTGGTATGACTTATGATGAGCATTCGAACAGGGGGAAGGAAAGATTAACCTTCCACAAGCCACTGAAGATGACATTGATGGAGAGGAAGAACTCTACCCAGAAGCTTGCCGAGACGATTCATTCCCTACTTGGGTTGAAGTCGCATTTGACTTCTACTTGGATCAGATCAGTATGTGGCATCATGAGAACCCTACCATCCCCTCGTTCGTCTGACAGGATCGGACTGAAAATATCTGACACAGAGAAGGAGAATAACACCAGTGACACGGACTTGAGCATTGTCATTCCGAAAATCGGAG ATGAACTTGCTGAGCTGCATGATTGTATCAAACGGTTGAACGTTCGAAGAAGGCAGGTTCTCAATGAGTACCTGGACATGAAAG GAAATATTCGTGTATTTTGCCGTGTCAGACCGATGAATGTGACTGAGAAAATTGGGTGCGCTAGGCCAGTTGTGGCCACAGATTCGAGCACTGTTTTCCTAAAAGTTGCAAGCGGCAAGAACAAAAGCTATAGTTTTGATAAGGTTTTCCACCCGAGTTCATCACAAG GTGAAGTTTTTAGCGAAGTTGAGCCTTTGATCAAATCTGCATTGGATGGGTATAATGCCTGCATCTTTGCATATGGTCAGACGGGCACAGGGAAAACTTTCACAATG GAAGGTACTCCAGATTTTCCGGGAATAGTGCCTCGTAGTGTTGAAGCACTGTTTAAGCATGCTTTGGAGAGTAATTGTACACACCTCTTCACTTTCAGCATGCTTGAGATTTATTTGGGTAATCTCAAAGATTTGCTTGTCCCTCAGCCTAAACAACCAACAGATCTGAGGCCGCCATG CCTTTCAGTCCAAATGGATGCTAGGGGTGGAATTGAGGTTGAAAACCTTGTGGCAATACCAGTGAGCGACTATAACCAAGCCCTAAGGTTGTATAAACTGGGTAGCCGATTCAGGTCAACTGCTTCTACAAATTCTAACTTAACTTCAAGCAGATCACACTG TATGATTCGCCTAAAAATCACATGCTACAATGCACCTGAGAGACAACGAGAATCAAATAAAGTTTGGTTGGTCGATCTTGGAGGTAGTGAGCGTGTTCTGAAAACAAAGGCATGGGGCAAGAGACTTGAAGAGGGAAAAGCAATTAACTTGTCGCTTTCTGCTCTTGGAGATGTCATCAATGCCCTCCAGAGGAAAAAGCCTCACATACCTTTCAG GAATAGCAAGCTGACACAAGTTCTAAAAGATTC TTTAGGGGAGGATTCCAAAACGCTGATGCTGGTGCATGTGAGCCCAAAAGAGGAAGATCTCTGTGAGACAATATGTACATTAGGTTTTGCAGCAAGAGCGAGAAGCATCCACCTGGGAACTGAAGACTCTATA GAAAGTGCACGTAAGGAAGCTGCAATGCAAAGCCTGCAGGAAACTATGGTAAAGATTGAAGATGAGCGTCAAAGAGTAAGCAGAAAGATTAAAGAGTTAACGAGAAAGTTAGAAAATCTAACAGGGACATCACCTTCCTATAACCACTCAACTGCTGAAGAGCCTGAGTTCGATTTTGGCACCACCAAGCAAAAAGCCAAAGATGTGAGAGCAGCACCTCTATCTAAACTACCACGATTTATGAGGCCAACTATATGCAGCCAAAGAAAATCAGGGACTGAGCACCAAATTTCCGAGGGGAAGCACCTTggccaaacaaaaagaagaagggctCCATCTCAACGTGCAGGGTCTGTGAATTTCCCCATGAAGAGTCACTCAGATTTCAAGTCTGATTGCAGTATTTCCAGAGCCAGTTGCCTGGTCGACTTGGATACCATGTGCAATGCAGATACTGAGACAGAATACAGTCATGACATGACTGAATGCGATGTCAAAGTAGTCGTACTCTCAGAGGAGAGAAGCTTCCTGATGACGACTGATGGAAAGGCACAGTTAGACCATGAAATGGTTCTTCCTAGCATTGACAGCAAATTCTATTCCACAGAAATTCTAGAGGTCGCTGATGGGCTGAATTCGCAGAATGTGATAAGTGCTGCTGGTGGTTATAAGAGTAAACGGGTTCCAGCTGTTCCTCTTCCCCCGAAGTTCAGGCACAATGGACAGAGTAATGCGGGTGTATCGTGCCTTGAAAGATCAGATGCAGAGAATTCTCCATCGAAAGGCCACATAGACATTCGGGAATATGAGGAAGAAAGTCAGAAAAGCTACTCTGCAAGCTCAACATCTGAAGCGGAAATTGATGAACTCATTACCTATTCAACTGGTTTTACGGATGCACACTCTGAAACTCGTTGCAGAACTCCATCCTTAACAAATGAATCTATGATATGTACAAAACATAGCATTGATGCCTTGATGATACTGGACGATGACAGTATCGATTATCAACGTCCACATGATGCTGTGTGTGGTAGACTAAACCAGAACAGTAGTGATGGAAGAGTTGATCAATTGCCCCCCATGGATGGTGTAAAGAGTGAAACCCACAGTTTGGAGGCTTCCCCACATCAAGAACATAGAGAATATTGTTTTTCTCTGGTTGGATCTCTTATTGATCAAGAAAAAGAACTTGGGGTCAGTACATCAAACTGTAACTTGGAACCTGACAACTATAATGCGTCATTTGGATGGACTAGAGGAGATACCAAAAGGGCTGGCTTGTTTGAAAAATCAGCAGCAGGAAGACAACATGACATGCTCAGATTGAAACACCAACGCACTCTATTCAAAGACAATGCCGGTCATAATAATGTGGACAATGGCTTGAAATTGATTGCAGCAGAGGGATATACACAAAATACAGGTATGGTAGTTTGCCCAGATATTTGTTTCACGTCTCATGCTTGTAATCCCTTCTCTCTAACTTTTGACAGGCATGTTTCATCTCCTCCAAGAGAAGTTTTGGAATCTATATTTTACCGCTCTTCTAGGACTCGGACTCCAAAACCTTGGATTTGA
- the LOC115753205 gene encoding kinesin-like protein KIN-14T isoform X3, whose amino-acid sequence MTVSERPCNEHEGGVCLISSQSEDTLFTPSAIGMTYDEHSNRGKERLTFHKPLKMTLMERKNSTQKLAETIHSLLGLKSHLTSTWIRSVCGIMRTLPSPRSSDRIGLKISDTEKENNTSDTDLSIVIPKIGDELAELHDCIKRLNVRRRQVLNEYLDMKGNIRVFCRVRPMNVTEKIGCARPVVATDSSTVFLKVASGKNKSYSFDKVFHPSSSQGEVFSEVEPLIKSALDGYNACIFAYGQTGTGKTFTMEGTPDFPGIVPRSVEALFKHALESNCTHLFTFSMLEIYLGNLKDLLVPQPKQPTDLRPPCLSVQMDARGGIEVENLVAIPVSDYNQALRLYKLGSRFRSTASTNSNLTSSRSHCMIRLKITCYNAPERQRESNKVWLVDLGGSERVLKTKAWGKRLEEGKAINLSLSALGDVINALQRKKPHIPFRNSKLTQVLKDSLGEDSKTLMLVHVSPKEEDLCETICTLGFAARARSIHLGTEDSIESARKEAAMQSLQETMVKIEDERQRVSRKIKELTRKLENLTGTSPSYNHSTAEEPEFDFGTTKQKAKDVRAAPLSKLPRFMRPTICSQRKSGTEHQISEGKHLGQTKRRRAPSQRAGSVNFPMKSHSDFKSDCSISRASCLVDLDTMCNADTETEYSHDMTECDVKVVVLSEERSFLMTTDGKAQLDHEMVLPSIDSKFYSTEILEVADGLNSQNVISAAGGYKSKRVPAVPLPPKFRHNGQSNAGVSCLERSDAENSPSKGHIDIREYEEESQKSYSASSTSEAEIDELITYSTGFTDAHSETRCRTPSLTNESMICTKHSIDALMILDDDSIDYQRPHDAVCGRLNQNSSDGRVDQLPPMDGVKSETHSLEASPHQEHREYCFSLVGSLIDQEKELGVSTSNCNLEPDNYNASFGWTRGDTKRAGLFEKSAAGRQHDMLRLKHQRTLFKDNAGHNNVDNGLKLIAAEGYTQNTGMFHLLQEKFWNLYFTALLGLGLQNLGFEHEFFDGLTL is encoded by the exons ATGACCGTGTCTGAGAGACCTTGCAATGAGCATGAGGGAGGTGTTTGCTTAATCTCCAGCCAAAGTGAAGACACCCTTTTCACT CCTTCAGCTATTGGTATGACTTATGATGAGCATTCGAACAGGGGGAAGGAAAGATTAACCTTCCACAAGCCACTGAAGATGACATTGATGGAGAGGAAGAACTCTACCCAGAAGCTTGCCGAGACGATTCATTCCCTACTTGGGTTGAAGTCGCATTTGACTTCTACTTGGATCAGATCAGTATGTGGCATCATGAGAACCCTACCATCCCCTCGTTCGTCTGACAGGATCGGACTGAAAATATCTGACACAGAGAAGGAGAATAACACCAGTGACACGGACTTGAGCATTGTCATTCCGAAAATCGGAG ATGAACTTGCTGAGCTGCATGATTGTATCAAACGGTTGAACGTTCGAAGAAGGCAGGTTCTCAATGAGTACCTGGACATGAAAG GAAATATTCGTGTATTTTGCCGTGTCAGACCGATGAATGTGACTGAGAAAATTGGGTGCGCTAGGCCAGTTGTGGCCACAGATTCGAGCACTGTTTTCCTAAAAGTTGCAAGCGGCAAGAACAAAAGCTATAGTTTTGATAAGGTTTTCCACCCGAGTTCATCACAAG GTGAAGTTTTTAGCGAAGTTGAGCCTTTGATCAAATCTGCATTGGATGGGTATAATGCCTGCATCTTTGCATATGGTCAGACGGGCACAGGGAAAACTTTCACAATG GAAGGTACTCCAGATTTTCCGGGAATAGTGCCTCGTAGTGTTGAAGCACTGTTTAAGCATGCTTTGGAGAGTAATTGTACACACCTCTTCACTTTCAGCATGCTTGAGATTTATTTGGGTAATCTCAAAGATTTGCTTGTCCCTCAGCCTAAACAACCAACAGATCTGAGGCCGCCATG CCTTTCAGTCCAAATGGATGCTAGGGGTGGAATTGAGGTTGAAAACCTTGTGGCAATACCAGTGAGCGACTATAACCAAGCCCTAAGGTTGTATAAACTGGGTAGCCGATTCAGGTCAACTGCTTCTACAAATTCTAACTTAACTTCAAGCAGATCACACTG TATGATTCGCCTAAAAATCACATGCTACAATGCACCTGAGAGACAACGAGAATCAAATAAAGTTTGGTTGGTCGATCTTGGAGGTAGTGAGCGTGTTCTGAAAACAAAGGCATGGGGCAAGAGACTTGAAGAGGGAAAAGCAATTAACTTGTCGCTTTCTGCTCTTGGAGATGTCATCAATGCCCTCCAGAGGAAAAAGCCTCACATACCTTTCAG GAATAGCAAGCTGACACAAGTTCTAAAAGATTCACTAG GGGAGGATTCCAAAACGCTGATGCTGGTGCATGTGAGCCCAAAAGAGGAAGATCTCTGTGAGACAATATGTACATTAGGTTTTGCAGCAAGAGCGAGAAGCATCCACCTGGGAACTGAAGACTCTATA GAAAGTGCACGTAAGGAAGCTGCAATGCAAAGCCTGCAGGAAACTATGGTAAAGATTGAAGATGAGCGTCAAAGAGTAAGCAGAAAGATTAAAGAGTTAACGAGAAAGTTAGAAAATCTAACAGGGACATCACCTTCCTATAACCACTCAACTGCTGAAGAGCCTGAGTTCGATTTTGGCACCACCAAGCAAAAAGCCAAAGATGTGAGAGCAGCACCTCTATCTAAACTACCACGATTTATGAGGCCAACTATATGCAGCCAAAGAAAATCAGGGACTGAGCACCAAATTTCCGAGGGGAAGCACCTTggccaaacaaaaagaagaagggctCCATCTCAACGTGCAGGGTCTGTGAATTTCCCCATGAAGAGTCACTCAGATTTCAAGTCTGATTGCAGTATTTCCAGAGCCAGTTGCCTGGTCGACTTGGATACCATGTGCAATGCAGATACTGAGACAGAATACAGTCATGACATGACTGAATGCGATGTCAAAGTAGTCGTACTCTCAGAGGAGAGAAGCTTCCTGATGACGACTGATGGAAAGGCACAGTTAGACCATGAAATGGTTCTTCCTAGCATTGACAGCAAATTCTATTCCACAGAAATTCTAGAGGTCGCTGATGGGCTGAATTCGCAGAATGTGATAAGTGCTGCTGGTGGTTATAAGAGTAAACGGGTTCCAGCTGTTCCTCTTCCCCCGAAGTTCAGGCACAATGGACAGAGTAATGCGGGTGTATCGTGCCTTGAAAGATCAGATGCAGAGAATTCTCCATCGAAAGGCCACATAGACATTCGGGAATATGAGGAAGAAAGTCAGAAAAGCTACTCTGCAAGCTCAACATCTGAAGCGGAAATTGATGAACTCATTACCTATTCAACTGGTTTTACGGATGCACACTCTGAAACTCGTTGCAGAACTCCATCCTTAACAAATGAATCTATGATATGTACAAAACATAGCATTGATGCCTTGATGATACTGGACGATGACAGTATCGATTATCAACGTCCACATGATGCTGTGTGTGGTAGACTAAACCAGAACAGTAGTGATGGAAGAGTTGATCAATTGCCCCCCATGGATGGTGTAAAGAGTGAAACCCACAGTTTGGAGGCTTCCCCACATCAAGAACATAGAGAATATTGTTTTTCTCTGGTTGGATCTCTTATTGATCAAGAAAAAGAACTTGGGGTCAGTACATCAAACTGTAACTTGGAACCTGACAACTATAATGCGTCATTTGGATGGACTAGAGGAGATACCAAAAGGGCTGGCTTGTTTGAAAAATCAGCAGCAGGAAGACAACATGACATGCTCAGATTGAAACACCAACGCACTCTATTCAAAGACAATGCCGGTCATAATAATGTGGACAATGGCTTGAAATTGATTGCAGCAGAGGGATATACACAAAATACAG GCATGTTTCATCTCCTCCAAGAGAAGTTTTGGAATCTATATTTTACCGCTCTTCTAGGACTCGGACTCCAAAACCTTGGATTTGAGCATGAATTTTTCGATGGTTTGACTCTCTAG